A stretch of the Pangasianodon hypophthalmus isolate fPanHyp1 chromosome 28, fPanHyp1.pri, whole genome shotgun sequence genome encodes the following:
- the LOC117596344 gene encoding intelectin, producing the protein MANWIVLLVAFASVNLSLSVRELEYSTPQSCKELKQTYKITQDGLYYLSTPSGVVYQTYCDMTTAGGGWTLVASVHENNLYGKCTTGDRWSSQQGGSPNVPEGDGSWSNTVTFGTAEAATSDDFKNPGYYGVRAEDVAVWHVPNNELVGRWKLTSFLRYHTETKFLNNYGGNLYSLFKQFPVKYNVGSCPANHGPSVPVVYDVGSATSNHNLYGPNIRANSVPGFITFRAINAERAAMAICSGVKPTGCNNEHCCIGGGGHFPEQSPRQCGDFTSFDWNGYGANTEWSASKQITEAAVLIFYR; encoded by the exons ATGGCGAACTGGATCGTTCTGCTTGTGGCGTTTGCGTCCGTAaacctctctctatctgttagAG AACTGGAATATTCCACTCCCCAAAGCTGCAAAGAGCTCAAGCAAACATATAAAATCACTCAAG ACGGTCTTTATTACCTGAGCACGCCGAGCGGTGTCGTGTATCAGACGTACTGTGACATGACGACTGCAGGAGGAGGATGGACTCTGGTGGCCAGCGTTCATGAGAACAACTTGTACGGGAAATGCACCACCG GTGATCGCTGGTCCAGTCAGCAGGGTGGAAGTCCGAACGTACCTGAGGGAGACGGGTCGTGGAGTAACACCGTCACATTTGGCACTGCAGAAGCTGCAACCAGCGACGACTTCAAG AATCCTGGGTATTATGGCGTCAGAGCGGAGGACGTGGCAGTGTGGCACGTTCCTAATAACGAGCTAGTGGGTCGTTGGAAACTAACATCATTCCTGCGCTACCACACGGAGACCAAATTCCTCAATAACTACGGAGGAAACCTCTACAGTCTCTTCAAG CAATTCCCAGTGAAGTACAACGTAGGAAGCTGTCCTGCTAACCACGGCCCCTCTGTTCCTGTAGTGTACGATGTTGGAAGTGCCACTTCCAACCATAACCTGTACGGACCCAATATTAGAG CGAATTCTGTTCCCGGATTCATCACATTCCGAGCGATAAACGCGGAGAGGGCGGCGATGGCGATCTGCTCGGGAGTCAAACCCACAGGCTGTAACAATGAACAC tgctgtataGGAGGAGGTGGGCATTTTCCTGAACAGTCTCCGAGGCAGTGTGGTGATTTCACCTCTTTCGACTGGAACGGTTACGGCGCTAACACCGAATGGAGCGCCAGTAAGCAGATAACCGAGGCGGCGGTGCTCATCTTCTACCGCTGA